Proteins encoded within one genomic window of Mycolicibacterium aubagnense:
- the mshD gene encoding mycothiol synthase, translating into MTELTWHTALSAADQTAIRELVSAAAAADGVAPVGDQVLRELPLDRTRHLLAHDSGELAGYLNLAPDMAEAVVAAPARRRGIGSELIRTGLAAGGPDTRIWAHGNLDGARATAAALGLTAVRELWQMRRSLSALPPLSAAPGVRLTTYPGPEVDAELLRVNSAAFHWHPEQGGWTQADVDERRGESWFDPAGLFLAYDSADGDRLLGFHWTKIHPGSGLGEVYVVGVGPDAQGRGLGALLTLAGLHYLAERLGSDGSVLLYVEADNTAAVKTYRRLGFELHSADVAYAQA; encoded by the coding sequence GTGACGGAACTGACCTGGCACACCGCGCTGAGTGCTGCCGATCAGACGGCCATCCGCGAACTCGTATCGGCGGCGGCTGCCGCTGACGGGGTGGCCCCGGTCGGCGACCAGGTGTTGCGCGAACTGCCGCTGGACCGCACCCGGCATCTGCTGGCCCATGACTCCGGGGAGTTGGCCGGATATCTGAACCTCGCGCCGGACATGGCCGAGGCTGTCGTCGCCGCCCCGGCGCGGCGCCGCGGGATCGGCAGCGAACTGATCCGCACCGGCCTGGCCGCCGGCGGTCCGGACACCCGAATCTGGGCGCATGGCAACCTCGACGGCGCCCGTGCCACGGCTGCGGCGCTGGGTCTGACCGCGGTGCGCGAGCTGTGGCAGATGCGCCGTTCGTTGTCCGCGCTGCCGCCGTTGTCCGCGGCGCCCGGTGTGCGCTTGACGACCTATCCAGGGCCCGAGGTCGATGCCGAACTGCTTCGCGTCAACAGCGCCGCGTTCCATTGGCACCCCGAGCAGGGTGGCTGGACTCAGGCGGACGTGGACGAGCGCCGGGGTGAGTCGTGGTTCGACCCGGCGGGGCTCTTCTTGGCATATGACTCTGCGGACGGGGACCGGTTGCTCGGCTTCCACTGGACGAAGATTCACCCGGGCTCGGGGCTGGGCGAGGTGTACGTCGTCGGCGTGGGGCCCGACGCACAGGGCCGCGGGCTCGGTGCGTTGCTGACGCTGGCCGGTCTGCACTACCTGGCCGAGCGGCTGGGATCCGACGGGTCCGTACTGCTGTATGTCGAGGCAGACAACACCGCGGCGGTGAAGACATACCGACGTCTCGGGTTCGAGCTGCACAGCGCCGACGTCGCGTACGCACAGGCCTGA
- the pstS gene encoding phosphate ABC transporter substrate-binding protein PstS codes for MKLNRFGVSVSLVAAGALALSACGSDNNASSGSSSANGGSSNIACGGKKSLKASGSSAQANAMTRFVNAYEQACPGYTLNYTSNGSGAGVSEFVGNQTDFGGSDSPLNAKKGEVDKAKARCGSDAWNLPVVFGPIAVTYNVPGVTSLALDGPTAAKIFNGTVKTWNDPAIAALNNGVNLPADPIHVVFRSDESGTTDNFQKYLDAASDGAWGKGAGKSFAGGVGEGAKGNEGTSAAIKSTPGSITYNEWSFAKAQGLTTAKIVTSAGPEPVDITTDSVGKTIAGAKVKGQGNDLVLDTATFYKPTQAGSYPIVLATYEIVCSKYADADTGKAVKAFLQSTITGGQKGLDSNGYIPIPADFQSKLTTAVNAIS; via the coding sequence GTGAAGCTCAACCGATTTGGTGTCTCCGTGAGCTTGGTGGCCGCCGGCGCCCTGGCGCTGTCTGCCTGTGGCAGCGACAACAACGCGTCGTCGGGCAGCTCGAGCGCCAACGGCGGTTCGTCCAACATTGCCTGCGGTGGCAAGAAGTCGCTCAAGGCCAGCGGTTCGTCTGCGCAGGCCAACGCCATGACGCGGTTCGTCAACGCTTACGAGCAGGCCTGCCCGGGCTACACCCTGAACTACACCTCCAACGGTTCGGGTGCCGGCGTCAGCGAATTCGTCGGCAACCAGACCGATTTCGGTGGTTCGGACTCCCCGCTGAACGCCAAGAAGGGTGAGGTCGACAAGGCCAAGGCGCGTTGCGGCTCAGATGCCTGGAACCTGCCGGTCGTGTTCGGCCCGATCGCCGTCACCTACAACGTGCCCGGCGTGACCTCGCTGGCTCTCGATGGCCCGACCGCGGCCAAGATCTTCAACGGCACCGTCAAGACCTGGAACGACCCGGCCATCGCCGCCCTGAACAACGGCGTCAACCTGCCCGCCGACCCGATCCACGTGGTCTTCCGCAGCGACGAGTCGGGCACCACCGACAACTTCCAGAAGTACCTGGACGCGGCCTCTGACGGCGCCTGGGGCAAGGGCGCGGGCAAGTCGTTTGCCGGCGGCGTCGGTGAAGGCGCCAAGGGCAACGAGGGCACCTCCGCCGCCATCAAGAGCACGCCCGGTTCGATCACCTACAACGAGTGGTCCTTCGCCAAGGCCCAGGGCCTGACCACCGCCAAGATCGTCACCTCGGCAGGCCCGGAGCCCGTCGACATCACCACCGACTCGGTCGGAAAGACCATCGCGGGCGCCAAGGTGAAGGGCCAGGGCAACGACCTGGTGCTCGACACCGCCACGTTCTACAAGCCGACGCAGGCCGGTTCCTACCCGATCGTGTTGGCCACCTACGAGATCGTGTGCTCGAAGTACGCCGACGCCGATACGGGCAAGGCCGTCAAGGCGTTCCTGCAGTCCACCATCACCGGTGGTCAGAAGGGGCTGGACAGCAACGGATACATCCCGATCCCGGCCGACTTCCAGTCGAAGTTGACGACCGCCGTCAACGCGATCTCCTGA
- the pstC gene encoding phosphate ABC transporter permease subunit PstC codes for MSDPTSSPPTVTLKRTSNGALGDRIFKAIAFAAGATIVIAIALIAVFLLVQAVPSLMANHDNFFTSSRFLTSDGDHLAFGIADLFMVTVLSAGFALTLAVPVAIGIALFLTQYAPGRLARAFGIAVDLLAAVPSIVFGLWGIFVLAPQISPLAEFLNQHLGWLFLFKEGNVSLVGGGTIFTAGIVLAVMILPIITSVSREVFRQTPIPHIEAAQALGATKWEVVRMTVLPFGRSGVIAASMLGLGRALGETVAVLIILRSAAKAGHWSLFDGGYTFASKIASAAAEFSSPLPTGAYIAAGFVLFALTFAVNATARAIAGSKVN; via the coding sequence ATGTCTGATCCGACTTCGTCCCCTCCGACGGTCACCCTGAAACGGACCAGCAACGGCGCGCTCGGCGACCGGATTTTCAAGGCGATCGCGTTCGCCGCGGGGGCGACGATCGTCATCGCGATCGCGCTGATCGCGGTGTTCCTGCTCGTGCAGGCCGTGCCATCCCTGATGGCAAACCACGACAATTTCTTCACGAGCAGTCGGTTCCTCACATCTGACGGCGACCACCTCGCGTTCGGTATCGCCGACTTGTTCATGGTCACCGTGCTCAGCGCCGGGTTTGCGCTCACATTGGCGGTACCGGTGGCCATCGGTATCGCGTTGTTTCTGACGCAGTACGCCCCGGGCCGGCTGGCCCGGGCGTTCGGCATCGCGGTGGACCTACTGGCCGCGGTCCCTTCGATCGTCTTCGGTTTGTGGGGCATCTTTGTGCTGGCGCCTCAGATCTCTCCTTTGGCTGAGTTCCTCAACCAGCACCTGGGCTGGTTGTTCCTGTTCAAAGAGGGCAATGTGTCGCTGGTCGGTGGCGGCACGATCTTCACCGCCGGCATCGTGCTGGCGGTGATGATTCTGCCGATCATCACCTCGGTCAGCCGGGAAGTGTTCCGCCAGACGCCGATTCCGCACATCGAAGCCGCTCAAGCGCTCGGCGCGACGAAGTGGGAAGTGGTGCGCATGACCGTGCTGCCGTTCGGCCGTAGCGGCGTGATCGCCGCGTCCATGCTGGGCCTTGGGCGTGCGCTCGGCGAAACTGTCGCAGTACTGATCATCCTTCGCTCGGCGGCCAAGGCAGGGCACTGGTCGCTGTTCGACGGCGGATACACCTTCGCCTCCAAAATTGCCTCGGCCGCAGCCGAATTCAGCTCCCCGCTGCCCACCGGCGCCTACATTGCCGCAGGCTTCGTCCTGTTCGCGCTGACCTTCGCGGTCAACGCGACGGCACGTGCCATCGCCGGATCGAAGGTGAACTGA
- the pstA gene encoding phosphate ABC transporter permease PstA, with product MNVATLDEPIKSPAFHPTALSRRIKNTLATTLVVTAFGIALIPLAWVLYIVIERGWRAIISSTWWTRSLQGVLPEEFAGGVYHALYGTVVQASIAAVLAIPLGVMAAVFLVEYGGGRLARTATFMVDVLAGVPSIVAALFIFSLWITTLGFTQSAFAVSLALVLLMLPVVVRSTEEMLKLVPNDLREASYALGIPKWKTIVRIVVPTALPGIITGVLLSIARIIGETAPVLVLVGYARSINFDVFDGNMASLPLLIYTELVNPQPAGQLRVWGAALTLIIVVAILILAAAAATRLLTRKR from the coding sequence ATGAATGTCGCCACATTGGACGAGCCGATCAAAAGCCCCGCGTTCCACCCGACCGCGCTGAGCCGGCGCATCAAGAACACGCTGGCCACGACGCTGGTGGTCACGGCGTTCGGGATCGCGCTGATTCCGCTGGCCTGGGTCCTGTACATCGTCATCGAACGCGGCTGGCGCGCGATCATCAGCTCCACCTGGTGGACCCGGTCATTGCAGGGCGTGCTTCCCGAAGAGTTCGCCGGCGGCGTGTACCACGCGCTGTACGGCACCGTCGTCCAGGCGAGTATCGCTGCGGTACTGGCGATCCCGCTCGGGGTGATGGCCGCGGTCTTCCTCGTCGAGTACGGAGGTGGCCGGCTGGCCCGCACCGCGACCTTCATGGTGGATGTGCTCGCCGGCGTGCCGTCGATCGTGGCCGCGCTGTTCATCTTCAGCTTGTGGATCACCACGCTGGGCTTCACCCAGAGCGCGTTCGCGGTCTCCTTGGCCCTGGTGCTGTTGATGCTGCCGGTGGTGGTCCGATCCACCGAGGAGATGCTCAAGCTGGTGCCCAACGACCTCCGGGAAGCCAGCTACGCCTTGGGAATTCCGAAGTGGAAGACCATCGTTCGCATCGTGGTGCCGACGGCCCTTCCCGGCATCATCACCGGCGTGTTGCTCTCGATCGCCCGCATCATCGGCGAGACGGCACCGGTGCTGGTGCTTGTCGGCTACGCCCGCTCGATCAACTTCGATGTGTTCGACGGCAACATGGCGTCGCTGCCGTTGTTGATCTACACCGAGCTGGTCAACCCGCAGCCTGCCGGGCAGCTGCGGGTGTGGGGCGCCGCCCTCACCCTGATCATCGTGGTCGCCATTCTGATCCTGGCCGCCGCGGCCGCGACCCGGCTGCTCACTCGCAAACGCTGA
- the pstB gene encoding phosphate ABC transporter ATP-binding protein PstB: MAKRIDLKDVNIYYGAFHAVADVSLSVPPRSVTAFIGPSGCGKSTVLRSLNRMHEVTPGARVQGSVLLDGEDIYAAGVDPVGVRRTIGMVFQRPNPFPTMSIRDNVVAGLKLQGVRNKKTLDEVVERSLKGANLWNEVKDRLDKPGMGLSGGQQQRLCIARAIAVQPDVLLMDEPCSALDPISTLAIEDLVAELKQDYTIVIVTHNMQQAARVSDQTAFFNLEATGKPGRLVEIDDTEKMFSNPGQKATEDYISGRFG, encoded by the coding sequence ATGGCCAAACGTATCGACCTCAAAGACGTCAACATCTACTACGGTGCTTTTCACGCCGTCGCCGACGTCTCGCTGTCGGTGCCGCCCCGTAGCGTGACCGCGTTCATCGGTCCTTCGGGATGTGGAAAATCCACGGTGCTGCGATCGCTGAATCGCATGCACGAAGTCACCCCGGGGGCCCGTGTGCAGGGCTCGGTGCTCCTCGACGGCGAGGACATCTACGCCGCCGGTGTCGACCCGGTGGGCGTGCGCCGCACCATCGGCATGGTGTTCCAGCGGCCGAACCCGTTCCCCACCATGTCAATTCGCGACAATGTGGTGGCGGGACTGAAGCTGCAGGGCGTGCGTAACAAGAAGACCCTCGACGAGGTCGTGGAACGCTCGCTCAAAGGTGCCAACCTGTGGAACGAGGTCAAAGACCGTCTCGACAAGCCAGGAATGGGCTTGTCCGGTGGTCAGCAACAGCGGTTGTGCATCGCGCGGGCGATCGCGGTCCAGCCCGACGTGCTGTTGATGGACGAGCCGTGCTCGGCGCTGGACCCCATCTCGACGCTGGCCATCGAGGACCTGGTGGCTGAGCTCAAGCAGGACTACACCATCGTGATCGTGACCCACAACATGCAGCAGGCTGCCCGGGTCAGTGACCAGACGGCATTCTTCAACTTGGAAGCCACCGGCAAGCCGGGTCGGCTGGTCGAGATCGACGACACCGAGAAGATGTTCTCCAATCCGGGTCAGAAAGCGACCGAGGATTACATTTCCGGGCGGTTCGGCTAG
- a CDS encoding winged helix-turn-helix transcriptional regulator, whose amino-acid sequence MTIEVRRRNAPMAPGTHRAALGAPRGSLVLCEGDSAIAGGLMDDAARAGIATLWCRDGAETLLAVGAGVPDVLVIASRTATVDATSITSAIRTASELPILVGAAPGEDDVTRPILAAGASAVVARPYDIAAIARFALTAGPEAAMLIAGPIRVDRHGYETQVRGRDVQLTHRELELLAYLIEQRGRVASSEEISHAVWGHPSDTNTVAVHVKRLRRKLGSDPEHGEFIRTIRGAGYRLAPSICG is encoded by the coding sequence TTGACCATCGAGGTGCGGCGAAGGAACGCGCCGATGGCACCGGGCACACACCGTGCGGCACTGGGCGCGCCGCGCGGCAGCCTTGTGCTGTGCGAAGGCGACTCGGCGATCGCGGGCGGTCTCATGGATGACGCCGCTCGGGCAGGGATCGCCACCCTGTGGTGCCGCGACGGCGCCGAGACGCTGTTGGCGGTTGGTGCCGGCGTTCCCGATGTGTTGGTGATCGCCAGCCGCACCGCGACTGTCGACGCCACCAGCATCACCTCCGCGATCCGCACGGCTTCTGAACTGCCCATTCTGGTGGGTGCCGCACCCGGTGAAGACGACGTGACCCGCCCGATTCTGGCTGCGGGCGCCTCGGCCGTCGTCGCACGCCCCTACGACATCGCCGCCATCGCACGTTTCGCGTTGACCGCGGGACCTGAGGCGGCGATGCTGATCGCCGGGCCGATCCGCGTCGACCGGCACGGCTACGAGACCCAGGTCCGGGGCCGTGACGTGCAGCTCACCCACCGGGAACTCGAGCTGTTGGCATATCTCATCGAGCAGCGTGGCAGAGTCGCCAGCAGCGAGGAGATCAGTCACGCGGTATGGGGCCATCCTTCGGACACCAATACCGTTGCGGTGCATGTCAAGCGGCTACGCCGCAAGCTGGGAAGCGACCCCGAACACGGCGAGTTCATTCGTACGATCCGGGGGGCTGGTTACCGGCTCGCGCCGTCGATCTGCGGGTGA
- a CDS encoding quinone oxidoreductase family protein — translation MKAAVVHEWGQQPRYLDFPEPQPRDGAVIAAVEASALTNLSRMVIMGKHYSSKEIQLPAIAGVDGIARLDDGTRMYTGSLAPYGLMAERTLVVPSSAVPVPEHVDSVTAAAVPNPGMSAWMTLDYAAQTKPGDHVLILGATGVTGSLAVQLAKFVFGAGRVVVAGRNPERLEWLRTVGADDVIRLGTDDLTESVVAGHSARPFDAVIDYLWGTSAQQTLAALAAAHSSTHFHATRFIQVGSMTGESISIDAATLRSTGITLQGVGIGSVPPEAMRRARTEGLPRLFAMLDAGELQLTTVARPLADIENAWAAKEPSGTRVVITP, via the coding sequence ATGAAGGCAGCGGTCGTGCACGAGTGGGGCCAGCAGCCCCGGTACCTGGATTTCCCCGAGCCCCAGCCGCGCGACGGCGCCGTCATCGCCGCCGTGGAGGCGTCCGCCCTGACCAACCTCAGTCGCATGGTGATCATGGGAAAGCACTACAGCAGCAAAGAGATTCAGCTGCCCGCCATCGCCGGCGTGGACGGCATCGCCCGCCTCGACGACGGCACCCGGATGTACACCGGATCGCTGGCCCCGTACGGGCTGATGGCCGAGCGCACCCTCGTCGTCCCGAGCAGCGCCGTCCCGGTGCCCGAGCACGTCGACTCGGTGACCGCCGCCGCCGTGCCCAATCCCGGCATGTCCGCATGGATGACGCTGGACTACGCCGCCCAGACCAAACCCGGCGACCACGTACTGATCCTCGGTGCCACCGGCGTCACGGGGTCACTGGCAGTGCAGTTGGCCAAGTTCGTCTTCGGCGCAGGCCGCGTCGTGGTCGCGGGCCGCAACCCCGAGCGGCTGGAGTGGCTGCGCACCGTCGGAGCCGATGACGTGATCCGGCTCGGGACGGACGATCTCACCGAAAGCGTTGTTGCGGGGCACTCTGCGCGGCCGTTCGACGCCGTCATCGACTACCTGTGGGGCACGTCCGCACAGCAGACGCTGGCCGCCCTGGCCGCCGCGCATTCCTCGACCCACTTCCATGCCACGCGGTTCATCCAGGTCGGATCGATGACCGGCGAGAGCATCAGCATCGACGCGGCGACGTTGCGCAGCACGGGAATTACGCTCCAGGGCGTGGGGATTGGCAGCGTGCCACCCGAGGCCATGCGGCGAGCGCGCACCGAAGGTCTGCCCCGGTTGTTCGCCATGCTCGATGCCGGTGAACTGCAGCTGACGACCGTCGCCCGCCCGCTCGCCGACATCGAAAACGCCTGGGCGGCAAAGGAACCCTCGGGCACCCGCGTCGTCATCACGCCGTAA
- a CDS encoding MarR family winged helix-turn-helix transcriptional regulator: MKTKSALITEIGALVGAIGDKFDSDESDAERDYLAEHCPPRLERTLRELPTLSLHLLAVLADGPISVVGLAARAGQLKGTVSKHVQRLVDAGLVTRSPVPGNRKELQLSPTADGDFLIAVHQRMHDEMDAGRHDFLSRYTAAELSVLAKMLQDLLAAGRDGVRLVPAERP; this comes from the coding sequence ATGAAAACCAAGTCGGCGCTGATCACCGAGATCGGTGCACTGGTCGGTGCGATAGGGGACAAGTTCGACAGCGACGAGAGCGATGCCGAGCGTGACTACCTTGCCGAACACTGCCCACCGCGGCTGGAACGCACCCTGCGTGAGCTGCCCACGCTCAGCCTGCATCTGTTGGCGGTGCTCGCCGACGGACCGATCAGCGTCGTGGGCCTGGCCGCCCGCGCCGGCCAGCTCAAGGGCACGGTGTCCAAGCACGTGCAGCGCCTCGTCGACGCCGGTCTGGTCACCAGGTCACCCGTGCCCGGCAACCGCAAAGAGCTGCAGCTGAGCCCCACCGCGGACGGGGACTTCCTGATCGCCGTGCACCAACGCATGCACGACGAGATGGATGCCGGCAGGCACGACTTCCTGTCGCGCTATACCGCCGCGGAACTGTCGGTGTTGGCGAAGATGCTGCAGGACCTGCTGGCTGCCGGCCGGGACGGCGTGCGCCTGGTGCCTGCCGAGCGGCCCTAG
- the phoU gene encoding phosphate signaling complex protein PhoU — protein MRTAYHEQLEGLTNRLGEMCGLAGVAMERATQALLQADLVLAEQVISDHEQIASLSAQAEEQAFVLLALQSPVAGDLRSVVGSIQIVADVDRMGALALHVAKIARRRHPQHALPEEVNGYFAEMGRLAVELGNTAQEVLLTQDPERAARIQEEDDAMDDLHRHLFSVMMDREWKHGVTAAVDVTLLSRFYERFADHAVEVARRVIFQVTGRYSDDDDLPTIH, from the coding sequence ATGCGTACCGCGTACCACGAGCAACTTGAGGGCCTGACCAACCGCCTTGGCGAAATGTGCGGACTGGCAGGTGTTGCCATGGAGCGCGCGACCCAGGCCCTGCTGCAGGCTGACCTGGTGCTGGCCGAGCAGGTCATTTCGGACCACGAGCAGATCGCCAGCCTGAGCGCACAGGCGGAAGAGCAGGCCTTCGTCCTGCTGGCGCTGCAGTCGCCCGTCGCCGGCGACCTGCGGTCCGTCGTCGGCTCCATCCAGATCGTCGCCGATGTCGACCGCATGGGCGCGCTGGCGCTGCACGTCGCCAAGATCGCCCGCCGTCGGCACCCGCAGCACGCGCTGCCCGAAGAGGTCAACGGTTACTTCGCCGAAATGGGCCGCCTGGCAGTCGAATTGGGCAACACCGCACAGGAGGTGCTGCTCACCCAGGACCCCGAGCGTGCCGCCCGGATCCAGGAAGAAGACGACGCGATGGATGACCTGCACCGTCATCTGTTCAGCGTGATGATGGACCGGGAGTGGAAGCACGGCGTGACCGCCGCGGTCGACGTGACGCTGCTCAGCCGCTTCTACGAGCGCTTCGCCGACCACGCCGTCGAGGTCGCCCGCCGGGTGATCTTCCAGGTCACAGGCCGCTACTCCGACGACGACGACCTGCCGACCATCCACTAG
- a CDS encoding LCP family protein yields the protein MSDRDRTTPGEGDGDAAGDNPRVTRTTRASGSVRAPWERAGLQGQAEDEVTGSHGGGGVTVAELIARLSGGSVPPARAIEASALPKAASQPKAPESQRPTPPPPVRPPRPEPTPEPVSPPTAPTSGERARTTRRWPESEPVTEVFGTPLVPLDEPASPPERPRAVVRTDVRNYIDNPERPTHADAPPPVDHHTRHRFAIAGRIVVALAAVIALSATGAAWQWQNVKNNNMNKVSALDLNSRDIIDPNAQFGDENFLIVGVDSRYGQNADMGAGTSADAGGTRSDTIMLVNIPASRKRVVAVSFPRDLAIKPTQCEAWDPKTGSYGPLYDEDTKSYGPDQVYTETKLNSAYAFGGPKCLVKVIQKLSGLSINRFMAVDFAGFSKLVDAVGGVEVCSTTPLEDYELGTVLEHSGRQIIDGHTALQYVRARQVTTEVNGDYGRIKRQQMFLSSLLRSMISKDTFFDLGKLNNVVNLFIDDSTVDNITTKDLVQLGQSIQGVSAGRVTFVTVPTGVTDSEGNEPPRVQDMRALFDAIINDDPLPEEHNADNTPVPATSATPSPALSDGEQVNTTTTDPSQVTVRVSNSTGQDGLAATATKELEQHGFTVTSPDDYQGQVTGTTVFFSAGQEQAAATVASSLPNAHVERVSGLGDVVRVVLGTDFTTVGTPASSGSAAQMRVTHGSLSGEPTKLPEDLSVTNAADTTCK from the coding sequence GTGAGCGACCGCGACCGGACCACCCCCGGCGAGGGTGACGGCGATGCTGCCGGCGACAACCCCCGGGTAACGCGCACGACGCGAGCCTCGGGCTCGGTTCGGGCGCCGTGGGAACGGGCCGGTCTGCAGGGACAAGCCGAGGACGAGGTCACCGGCAGCCACGGTGGTGGTGGCGTCACGGTCGCTGAACTCATCGCCCGCCTCTCGGGCGGCTCGGTGCCGCCGGCCCGGGCCATCGAGGCATCCGCGCTACCGAAGGCCGCTTCGCAACCCAAGGCCCCGGAGTCGCAGCGACCCACACCGCCGCCGCCGGTACGCCCGCCGCGCCCCGAGCCGACGCCCGAGCCCGTCAGCCCACCGACTGCCCCGACTTCCGGAGAACGGGCGCGGACCACCCGGCGTTGGCCCGAATCCGAGCCCGTCACAGAGGTTTTCGGCACGCCGCTGGTGCCGCTGGACGAGCCGGCGTCGCCACCCGAGCGGCCGCGCGCCGTCGTGCGCACCGACGTGCGGAATTACATCGACAACCCTGAGCGCCCGACGCATGCCGATGCGCCGCCACCCGTCGATCACCACACCCGCCATCGGTTCGCGATAGCGGGTCGCATCGTCGTCGCGCTGGCCGCCGTCATCGCGCTGTCGGCAACCGGCGCCGCCTGGCAGTGGCAGAACGTCAAGAACAACAACATGAACAAGGTGTCGGCGCTCGATCTCAACTCCCGCGACATCATCGACCCCAACGCGCAGTTCGGCGACGAGAACTTCCTGATCGTCGGCGTGGACAGCCGCTACGGCCAGAACGCGGACATGGGCGCCGGTACCAGCGCAGACGCGGGCGGCACGCGCTCGGACACCATCATGCTGGTGAACATCCCGGCCAGCCGCAAACGCGTGGTGGCCGTGTCTTTTCCCCGCGACCTTGCCATCAAGCCGACGCAGTGCGAAGCCTGGGACCCGAAGACCGGCAGCTACGGCCCCCTCTATGACGAAGACACGAAAAGCTATGGCCCCGACCAGGTTTACACCGAGACCAAACTGAACTCGGCGTACGCCTTCGGCGGCCCCAAGTGCCTGGTCAAGGTGATTCAGAAGCTTTCCGGCCTGTCGATAAACCGGTTCATGGCAGTCGATTTCGCCGGTTTCTCGAAACTCGTCGACGCCGTCGGCGGCGTCGAGGTCTGCAGCACCACGCCGCTCGAGGACTACGAGCTGGGCACCGTGCTGGAACATTCCGGCCGGCAGATCATCGATGGTCACACCGCATTGCAGTACGTCCGGGCCCGCCAGGTCACCACCGAGGTCAACGGCGACTACGGCCGGATCAAGCGCCAGCAGATGTTCCTGTCCTCATTGCTGCGGTCGATGATCTCCAAGGACACGTTCTTCGACCTCGGCAAGCTCAACAACGTCGTCAACCTCTTCATCGACGACTCGACTGTCGACAACATCACCACGAAGGACCTGGTGCAACTGGGCCAGTCCATCCAGGGCGTCAGCGCCGGCCGCGTCACGTTCGTCACGGTGCCCACCGGGGTCACCGACTCCGAAGGCAACGAACCGCCCCGCGTCCAGGACATGCGCGCGCTGTTCGACGCGATCATCAACGATGACCCGCTGCCCGAGGAGCACAACGCCGACAACACCCCGGTTCCCGCTACCTCGGCCACGCCGAGCCCGGCCCTGTCGGACGGTGAACAGGTGAACACCACGACGACCGACCCGAGCCAGGTAACGGTCCGGGTGTCCAACTCGACCGGCCAGGACGGCCTGGCCGCGACCGCGACCAAGGAGCTCGAGCAGCACGGCTTCACCGTCACCTCCCCGGACGATTACCAGGGCCAGGTGACGGGAACGACGGTGTTCTTCTCCGCGGGACAGGAACAAGCCGCCGCGACGGTCGCGTCATCATTGCCGAACGCCCACGTCGAGAGGGTTTCCGGCCTGGGGGACGTGGTGCGGGTGGTGCTCGGGACCGATTTCACCACGGTCGGAACCCCGGCATCCAGTGGCTCAGCAGCACAGATGCGAGTGACCCACGGCAGCCTGTCTGGCGAGCCCACCAAGCTGCCCGAGGACCTCAGCGTCACCAATGCGGCCGACACCACCTGCAAATAG